From one Trifolium pratense cultivar HEN17-A07 linkage group LG1, ARS_RC_1.1, whole genome shotgun sequence genomic stretch:
- the LOC123882252 gene encoding cilia- and flagella-associated protein 251, producing MIKRNPSIRNQRSKGFKVKHVLQVILLLGVCFWLIYQVKHNHDKKKEFDKNDLRLPSRTEPDQILKLGRKDLLPGKVEVDQHEKHEEEEEDEHVDDVENKREHDEHQQEGEDGNKHETEESEENVDEGREEHGEEENKHEAEEEHEEDESKSEEIEDEGGDAETDENDHDKSEADNDHDKSEADNDHDDEVVDDEKEKEDGDEIENEEKEDEEKGGLVENQENHEAREEHYKGDDASSAVTHDTHSTSTETETVNLENADLTLQMNIGKPENETTYHSDESNRNQNDSDLKVTEGEVTDAISSNATARKEAGNDSSSVSDETVKTNTDSHLNVSSNPTAVITEASSNSTGTGNDESSSSEQIKTVILSESDHAQNVTVNATITGDIKQAEGLEQSGNKTSEGNLPDNDATVSAKPENRDAASQESSTLGDNALEKTEGSVASNVTENISSSLDRNVSSNTTESDKSKGSTESSEANETQNVDVTEDEMFKGDNQTSESDEKSDSSSVTDVLDSVVHDAFDSADTHSMHEDMEKARTDLDTLPDIINEGNESDENAAE from the coding sequence ATGATCAAAAGGAATCCAAGTATTAGGAATCAAAGATCCAAAGGTTTCAAGGTAAAACATGTTCTGCAAGTTATTCTGTTGCTTGGTGTCTGCTTCTGGTTGATCTACCAGGTTAagcacaatcatgacaagaagAAGGAATTTGATAAGAATGATCTGAGACTTCCATCCAGAACTGAGCCGGATCAGATTCTGAAACTCGGTAGAAAGGATCTTCTTCCAGGTAAGGTTGAAGTAGATCAGCACGAAAAGCATgaggaagaagaggaagatGAACATGTTGATGATGTGGAAAATAAACGTGAACACGATGAACATCAACAAGAAGGAGAAGACGGAAACAAACATGAAACTGAAGAAAGTGAAGAGAATGTGGATGAAGGGAGAGAAGAACATGGGGAAGAAGAAAACAAGCACGAGGCAGAAGAAGAACATGAGGAAGATGAAAGCAAAAGTGAAGAGATTGAAGATGAAGGAGGAGATGCTGAGACAGATGAAAATGATCATGATAAATCAGAAGCAGATAATGATCATGATAAATCAGAAGCAGATAATGATCATGATGATGAGGTTGTAGACGacgagaaagagaaagaagatgGCGATGAGATAGAGAATGAAGAGAAGGAGGATGAGGAAAAGGGGGGTTTAGTTGAAAACCAGGAGAATCATGAAGCTCGGGAGGAACATTACAAGGGCGATGATGCCTCTAGTGCTGTGACTCATGACACTCACTCAACTAGCACTGAAACGGAAACGGTTAATTTGGAGAATGCTGATTTAACCCTACAAATGAATATCGGAAAACCAGAAAATGAGACAACTTATCACTCTGATGAAAGTAACAGGAATCAAAATGATTCGGATTTGAAGGTTACCGAAGGTGAAGTGACAGATGCAATTTCTTCAAATGCAACTGCCAGGAAAGAGGCTGGAAATGACAGTTCTTCGGTGTCTGATGAAACGGTGAAAACAAACACCGATAGCCACTTGAATGTAAGCAGTAATCCGACAGCAGTGATCACGGAAGCAAGCAGTAACTCGACAGGCACTGGCAATGACGAGTCGAGTTCATCCGAACAAATTAAAACGGTGATCCTATCTGAGTCTGATCATGCTCAAAATGTGACAGTTAATGCAACAATAACTGGAGATATAAAGCAAGCAGAGGGATTAGAGCAGAGTGGCAATAAAACTTCTGAAGGAAACCTGCCTGATAATGATGCAACAGTCTCTGCTAAACCGGAAAATCGAGATGCAGCTTCGCAAGAATCTTCTACTCTAGGGGATAATGCATTAGAGAAGACAGAAGGATCTGTAGCCTCAAATGTGACTGAAAACATTTCTAGTAGTTTGGATAGAAACGTGAGCTCTAATACTACTGAGAGTGACAAATCCAAAGGTAGCACGGAATCTAGTGAAGCAAATGAAACTCAGAATGTTGATGTCACCGAGGATGAGATGTTCAAGGGTGATAATCAAACAAGTGAAAGTGATGAAAAATCAGACTCTTCCTCTGTCACTGATGTTTTAGATTCAGTTGTGCACGATGCATTTGATTCTGCTGATACACATAGCATGCACGAGGATATGGAAAAGGCTCGAACTGATCTTGATACGTTGCCGGATATTATAAATGAAGGAAATGAAAGCGATGAAAATGCAGCAGAATGA